Proteins from a genomic interval of Fusarium oxysporum Fo47 chromosome I, complete sequence:
- a CDS encoding Acetokinase family-domain-containing protein, whose product MSSSGSSFTSSSLGRPPTYGRTYVSPVDSTWTPTSGISTISAPTTEGSGTGTSVLDLGPPGFQATIILFQDTPDERVVYLGPWEVVGSEQRRVLWQGSYQNELLEHFLPSDTPSDIYPHTLHSRHRPYYDPSDMERYLTFQEPHRIRYTTDEGVCIHDQYVTIRYEFTTVESSIQFQGDLRRKDLVDFYDVDVVWTNVHGRTDGFGKVKGIGAIQRLKLWRDRYTTFHSLSVCANKTDGQYREYDIHSFDGELRGRDDRAKQLRLNASGRRHTSGDDQHSHRRFSLPHRMRSRTRTNDSSEPRSLQQPTLDIRYLAIQFTERQDFAGTFSRFTGVRMAEPHARIGARTLGCGRSYALKGQIRVRCHISILDQLHHRDEPHARAATTGKCSGRPHTHSEDPAVPGSYHGAVSSLRCTTRHEWKVHKLNSSFPSPSIAHCRHCSPFLIHTQHQTIDPFNVSPSVMKVILAINAGSSSVKISVYTADKNAEPRQIAEASIGGLTAPPATLAYTRRGGKVVKAKEVAESVKNQEDAFDLLLKTFIDDNELKEISSKEDIAIASHRIVHGGDYDRSQVITQDAYHHLEELSDLAPLHNGVALSIVDTCITALPKTINVACFDSQFHTTIPPHIYTYPIDPKIAKSNRLRKYGFHGISYAFITRAVAQYLEKDVDSLNMIALHLGSGASACAIKGGKSWDTSMGLTPLAGLPGATRSGSVDPSLVFHYASDVGKLSPASTKHLHISRAEEILNKESGWKSMTGTTNFGVVAESDEPTHRLAFEIFVDRIAGFVGSYFVTLEGRVDALVFAGGIGEHSAKLRSAVVERVACLGFALDDASNQEPIKDVVQELGKRDARQRVLVCQTDEQLEMARLCAEKEDIWE is encoded by the exons ATGTCGTCCTCGGGCTCATCCTTTACTTCCTCGTCGCTCGGTCGCCCGCCAACATACGGACGAACATACGTCAGTCCGGTTGATTCAACCTGGACTCCCACCTCCGGCATATCAACCATTTCTGCTCCGACCACCGAGGGGTCGGGAACTGGGACCTCGGTACTCGATTTGGGACCCCCAGGTTTCCAAGCAACAAT AATTCTTTTTCAAGATACTCCTGACGAACGAGTCGTTTACTTGGGGCCTTGGGAAGTGGTGGGTTCTGAGCAGCGCCGTGTTCTATGGCAGGGTAGCTATCAGAACGAACTGCTCGAACACTTCT TGCCCTCCGACACACCCTCCGACATATATCCTCATACCCTCCACTCGCGTCATCGCCCGTACTACGACCCTTCGGACATGGAAAGGTATCTCACGTTTCAGGAACCTCACCGGATTCGATACACAACGGATGAGGGTGTTTGTATACATGACCAGTACGTCACGATCAGATATGAGTTCACGACAGTCGAGAGCTCTATTCAGTTTCAGGGAGATTTGCGCAGAAAGGACCTAGTTGATTTCTATGACGTCGACGTCGTTTGGACAAACGTCCATGGTCGCACAGATGGCTTCGGCAAGGTGAAGGGGATCGGTGCGATTCAGAGACTCAAGCTGTGGAGGGATCGATATACCACTTTCCACTCCCTCAGCGTGTGTGCGAATAAGACGGATGGCCAATACCGAGAGTATGATATTCACTCGTTCGACGGGGAGCTGCGCGGGCGGGACGACCGCGCAAAACAGCTTCGACTCAATGCGTCTGGCAGACGGCATACTTCGGGCGACGACCAACACTCACACCGACGCTTTTCACTGCCGCATCGTATGCGATCTCGAACCAGAACGAATGATTCCTCCGAGCCAAGATCATTGCAGCAGCCGACTCTCGACATACGATATCTGGCCATCCAGTTTACTGAGCGTCAAG ATTTTGCCGGGACATTCTCCCGATTTACCGGTGTCAGGATGGCCGAGCCACATGCTCGAATCGGTGCCAGAACCCTCGGATGCGGCCGAAGCTACGCCTTGAAAGGTCAAATCCGAGTCAGATGCCATATCAGTATCCTCGACCAGTTGCACCACCGAGACGAGCCACATGCTCGTGCTGCA ACAACGGGGAAATGCTCGGGGCGCCCCCACACCCACTCGGAAGACCCCGCGGTGCCTGGATCGTACCATGGAGCTGTGTCGTCATTGAGATGCACAACCCGTCATGAATGGAAAGTTCATAAACTCAACTCAAGCTTCCCTTCCCCCAGCATCGCTCACTGCCGCCACTGCTCCCCGTTCCTGATACACACTCAACACCAAACCATTGACCCCTTCAACGTCTCTCCATCGGTCATGAAGGTCATTCTCGCCATCAATGCCGGCTCCAGCTCGGTCAAGATCTCGGTTTATACTGCAGATAAGAACGCGGAACCTCGTCAAATCGCAGAAGCCTCAATCGGGGGATTGACTGCCCCGCCAGCAACGCTTGCTTATACGCGTCGCGGTGGGAAGGTGGTCAAGGCGAAAGAGGTTGCCGAAAGCGTCAAGAATCAAGAGGATGCTTTCgaccttctcctcaagacATTCATTGATGACAATGAACTCAAGGAGATATCTTCAAAGGAGGACATTGCCATCGCCAGCCATCGCATTGTCCATGGCGGAGACTATGATCGGTCGCAAGTCATTACCCAAGACGCTTATCACCACCTTGAAGAACTCAGCGACCTGGCACCACTTCACAATGGTGTCGCCTTGAGCATCGTCGATACTTGCATCACCGCGCTACCCAAGACCATCAACGTCGCCTGTTTCGACTCACAGTTCCACACAACTATCCCTCCACACATCTACACCTACCCCATCGACCCAAAGATCGCGAAAAGCAATCGCTTACGCAAGTACGGATTTCACGGAATCAGTTATGCATTCATCACAAGAGCCGTGGCCCAGTATCTTGAAAAAGACGTCGACAGCTTAAACATGATCGCTCTGCACCTTGGTAGCGGTGCCAGCGCCTGCGCCATCAAGGGCGGCAAGAGTTGGGATACGAGTATGGGGCTGACACCTTTGGCGGGCCTGCCTGGAGCGACTCGAAGCGGCAGTGTTGATCCTAG TCTTGTCTTTCACTATGCCTCCGATGTGGGGAAACTCTCCCCTGCATCCACCAAACATCTTCACATTTCAAGGGCTGAAGAGATCCTCAATAAGGAGAGCGGCTGGAAGTCCATGACGGGCACGACCAACTTTGGCGTCGTTGCCGAGTCAGACGAGCCCACCCACCGCCTGGCCTTTGAAATCTTTGTCGATCGCATTGCCGGCTTTGTCGGCTCTTACTTCGTAACCCTCGAGGGTCGTGTCGATGCTTTGGTTTTCGCTGGCGGCATTGGAGAGCACAGCGCTAAGCTTCGATCTGCCGTTGTCGAGAGGGTTGCCTGCTTAGGCTTTGCCCTCGATGATGCTAGTAATCAGGAACCTATCAAGGATGTGGTCCAGGAACTCGGCAAACGCGATGCCAGGCAGCGGGTGCTAGTCTGTCAGACAGATGAGCAGCTGGAGATGGCCAGATTATGTGCAGAAAAGGAGGATATATGGGAGTAA